The window TGCCATAACCGGACAGGCCCATCGCCGCGAGCAAAGTGTTGCGCAGCCGTTGCGCACCACCGGCGTTGGCGCCCTTGCCGTCGAGCATGTCGATCCGATACTGCGCGGGGTCCTTGCCGACCGCATGCGCAATCTCGTCGACCATGCTTTCGACCGCCCAGAAGGTCCAGCCCGGCGCGACCGAGCGCAGCTGACCCGACGGGGTGGCGTTGTGCGCCATCTCGTTACGGATGGCGCGGACGTTGTGATTGGGCACGGTGTAGAAGAAGTCCGCGCCATTCACGGTGAACGCATCGAGCGGCCCTTTCTTGTCGACCGAAGGCGACAGAAAATCCGGGATGCCCCAGCGCTGGGTCGGCCACGCAGAGACCACGTCGTGATTGAGCGCGATCAGCCTGCCATCGCCGTCGAGCCCCGCCTTGACCTTCTGGTAGGTGAGCGGCCGCGAGAAATCCATGGTCATGTCGTTCTCGCGCGAGTAGATCACCTTGACCGGCTTGCCGACGGCTTTCGCTGCCTGCACCGCGGGCACCATCATGTCGGCGTCGAGACGGCGGCCAAAGCCTCCGCCCAGCCACATCTGATGCATCACGACGAATTTGGGATCGACCCCGGCAGCACCGGCGGCGATCGCGCCGGAGCGCGTCGCGAACTGGTTGCCGGAATAGATGTGCCAGATATCGCCCTGAAGCTGCGCCGTGGCATTCATCGGCTCCATCGGCGCGTGGATGTTGATGTTGGTGGTGTATTCCGCCTCCATCGTCTTCGCCGCCGTGCCGAAGGCCGCCGCGGTGTCGCCGTCCTTGACGAAGAACTGCCCGGAATCGTCGAGTGCCTGCAGCCGCTTGGCTTCCGCAAACAGCGACTCGCTCGACAGTTTTGCGTTCGGACCGCCGTCATAGCTGATCTTCAGCGCATCTGCTGCCTTGCGGGCGTTGGCGTAGGTGTTGGCCACCGCCACCACCCAGCCGGACGTGGTCCCGGTCTTGTCGTCGAGCGTGACGGCCTTGATGAAGCCCGGCACTTTCTTTGCATCGCTATCGTCGACCGATTTCACCGTCGCGCCGAAGCGCACCGGCGGCGTGACGATCTTGCCGTACACCATGCCCGGCAGCATGACGTCGATGCCGTACTTTGCCGTGCCGTTGGTCTTTGAGGGGATGTCGAGTTGCGGCACCGAGACACCGATCATGGTGTACTGGTCCGGCGTCTTCAGCTTGATCGCCTTCAACTCGTCCGGCGTGAAGGTCTTTGTCGCTTTGCCGCTCTTGACCACTTCGGCAAAGGTCATCGATTTTTTCGATTTTGGATGCGAGATCACGGAATCCCGAACCACGAGTTCACTGGCGGGCACGCCCATTGACGCGGCGGCGGCCTCGGTCAACGCCATACGCCCCGCGGCTCCCGCGCGGCTCATGGCATCGAAGTTCATCATCGTGCTCCA is drawn from Bradyrhizobium lablabi and contains these coding sequences:
- a CDS encoding xanthine dehydrogenase family protein molybdopterin-binding subunit — protein: MNSHVKIPQIETTDLSRRSFLVGTAAAGLALGYSAVPGINQAFAAASNFDPSVWYSIAPDGLVTVTCGKADMGQHIASTMAQIISEELGANWKDMRVQLASNDPKFNDPVLGAQITGGSWSTMMNFDAMSRAGAAGRMALTEAAAASMGVPASELVVRDSVISHPKSKKSMTFAEVVKSGKATKTFTPDELKAIKLKTPDQYTMIGVSVPQLDIPSKTNGTAKYGIDVMLPGMVYGKIVTPPVRFGATVKSVDDSDAKKVPGFIKAVTLDDKTGTTSGWVVAVANTYANARKAADALKISYDGGPNAKLSSESLFAEAKRLQALDDSGQFFVKDGDTAAAFGTAAKTMEAEYTTNINIHAPMEPMNATAQLQGDIWHIYSGNQFATRSGAIAAGAAGVDPKFVVMHQMWLGGGFGRRLDADMMVPAVQAAKAVGKPVKVIYSRENDMTMDFSRPLTYQKVKAGLDGDGRLIALNHDVVSAWPTQRWGIPDFLSPSVDKKGPLDAFTVNGADFFYTVPNHNVRAIRNEMAHNATPSGQLRSVAPGWTFWAVESMVDEIAHAVGKDPAQYRIDMLDGKGANAGGAQRLRNTLLAAMGLSGYGTKQLPKGEGMGVACVSSQERATASWTACVAHVAVSPSGEVKVKKLTVATDVGTQVHPDNIRAQVEGAALWGLSLAMYEKATLKDGGIEQTNFDTYTPLRMSQVPEVAISVIANGEKATGVGEPAVTVIAPALGNAIFNAVGARIRSLPITAEAVKGAMKA